The following proteins are encoded in a genomic region of Nitrospirota bacterium:
- a CDS encoding GNAT family N-acetyltransferase yields the protein MTINPYSPDKKNEWDAFVKRAKNLHFIFFRDFMEYHSDRFQDFSLMVYENNKLIALLPSNLKNDVLFSHGGLTFGGFVVSDSMRTETMSEIFNLLKDYLRERKIEKLIYKALPCIFHKYPAEEDRYALFVNEAKLFRRDVSSAIILGDKPKYSKGRKWIINKAKKENLIISQSDDYDSYWELLTDVLKKNHGVKPVHSLEEIKRLSNLFPDNIKLFVSKKGNNLLAGSVIFENETIVHTQYLANSDEGREIGALDVVVDYLINETYRDKKYLSFGASTEQEGRYLNKGLIAQKEGFGAGAVVHDFYELEIN from the coding sequence ATAACAATAAATCCTTACTCACCAGACAAAAAAAATGAATGGGACGCCTTTGTTAAAAGGGCAAAAAACCTCCATTTCATCTTCTTTAGGGATTTTATGGAATATCATTCTGACAGATTTCAGGATTTTTCTTTGATGGTCTATGAGAATAATAAATTAATAGCATTGTTGCCATCGAATTTAAAAAATGATGTGCTTTTTTCTCATGGAGGCCTGACATTTGGCGGTTTCGTTGTAAGTGATTCAATGAGAACGGAAACCATGTCCGAAATATTTAATCTCTTAAAGGATTATTTAAGAGAGAGGAAAATTGAAAAACTAATCTATAAGGCTTTACCTTGCATTTTCCATAAATATCCGGCGGAAGAAGACAGATATGCGCTTTTTGTAAATGAGGCAAAGCTATTCAGAAGAGACGTCTCGTCTGCGATAATACTGGGTGATAAGCCTAAGTACTCAAAAGGCAGAAAGTGGATCATAAATAAAGCAAAAAAAGAAAATTTAATAATTTCACAAAGCGACGATTATGATTCTTACTGGGAATTACTCACTGATGTTTTGAAAAAGAACCACGGAGTAAAGCCTGTGCATTCTCTTGAAGAGATAAAGCGGTTATCAAACTTATTCCCCGACAACATAAAGTTATTTGTTTCTAAAAAAGGGAATAATCTTTTAGCCGGGTCAGTAATTTTTGAGAACGAAACGATTGTGCATACTCAGTATCTGGCAAACAGCGATGAGGGAAGAGAAATTGGCGCATTAGATGTGGTTGTGGATTATTTAATAAATGAAACATACAGGGACAAAAAATATCTAAGTTTTGGCGCATCTACTGAACAAGAGGGAAGGTATTTAAATAAAGGCTTAATAGCGCAAAAAGAGGGTTTTGGAGCTGGAGCTGTTGTTCACGATTTTTACGAATTAGAAATTAATTGA
- a CDS encoding glycosyltransferase family 39 protein translates to MGSAICRGLDLHSSMRQFMNYSRTSSSVLLKFFPLLLLYIVIVLLCYSRDFWGDEVRYVMFATNLSHGHYSPLNKINLWNGPGYPIILLPFVLLKLPWLTAKLLNPLFLFLAILYFYYTLLIYMRERTALFSSYLLGLYPPFFRYIHQLLTETVSIFLVCGFLFHFCKLHHDNKNSRFHLLAASFYLGYLALTRIFFGYVILSGLVIFLSWYLWKKKDTLKKTALVYTFAMLLCLPYLFYTYTLTGKIFYWGNSGGLSLYWISTPYENELGDWVDFKDVYENPQFKNHLKLFQKLEALPPIQMDDELKKQAINNIIHNPLKYFKNWAANVGRMLFNFPYTYTYQKLTTYLYLIPDMFLVVFCVLCLYPSFFGRRLIPYEIYAVILFGLISFGGSSLLSAYNRQLVYITPIFLLWILFSLTHIVKVEIRH, encoded by the coding sequence ATGGGCAGCGCCATCTGCCGGGGGCTTGATTTACACAGTTCAATGAGACAGTTTATGAATTATTCGCGAACATCTTCTTCTGTTCTTCTGAAATTTTTTCCGCTACTATTGCTTTATATAGTTATTGTATTATTATGCTATTCCCGGGATTTTTGGGGCGATGAAGTTCGTTACGTAATGTTTGCGACTAATCTGTCCCACGGGCATTATTCTCCATTAAATAAAATAAATTTATGGAATGGGCCTGGATACCCAATTATTCTTCTCCCCTTTGTTCTGCTAAAACTGCCTTGGTTAACTGCAAAATTACTTAATCCACTGTTCCTGTTTCTGGCTATTCTTTATTTCTATTACACTCTTCTTATTTACATGAGGGAACGAACTGCGTTATTTTCCTCATACCTGTTAGGGTTATATCCTCCATTCTTTAGATATATCCATCAGTTACTTACGGAAACGGTCAGCATTTTTTTAGTCTGTGGTTTTTTGTTTCATTTCTGTAAGTTACATCATGATAACAAGAATTCCCGGTTCCATCTTTTGGCTGCATCGTTTTATTTAGGCTATCTGGCACTAACAAGAATATTTTTTGGCTATGTAATCTTGAGTGGATTAGTGATTTTTCTGTCGTGGTATCTTTGGAAGAAAAAAGATACGCTGAAGAAGACCGCTTTAGTTTATACGTTTGCTATGCTTCTCTGTTTGCCTTATTTGTTTTATACATATACGCTAACAGGTAAAATTTTTTATTGGGGAAATTCAGGTGGTCTTAGCCTGTATTGGATATCCACCCCTTATGAGAACGAATTAGGTGATTGGGTGGATTTTAAAGATGTTTATGAAAATCCACAATTTAAAAACCACCTGAAATTATTTCAAAAACTTGAGGCCCTGCCTCCTATTCAGATGGATGATGAGCTGAAAAAACAGGCTATTAATAATATAATTCATAATCCTTTAAAATATTTTAAAAATTGGGCTGCTAATGTTGGGCGTATGTTGTTTAATTTTCCTTATACTTATACTTATCAGAAATTAACAACTTATTTATATCTTATTCCGGACATGTTCCTGGTTGTTTTCTGTGTATTATGTCTCTATCCCAGTTTCTTTGGGAGAAGGCTGATTCCTTACGAAATTTATGCCGTGATTTTATTTGGTTTAATTTCCTTTGGAGGAAGTTCTTTGTTAAGTGCTTATAACCGGCAACTTGTATACATTACCCCGATATTCTTGTTATGGATTTTATTTTCACTAACTCACATAGTGAAAGTTGAGATAAGACATTGA
- a CDS encoding O-antigen ligase family protein: MAIIEFIKSKKKPDRLYLILMAPILALSILGFISGLINGNYMLATIHGTFEYIKYFLVIFIYAAFFREFSEFKKVFRLVLMTAVFLGAISFIQEIWAVGNLYILKKNVKDIYYFDVAYIINPQIRSGYFENMWRLGILRVPSFMINHNFSGLYILLILVIYTHIIEKVNFAIFVSLFSAILGSVSRVVYTSFILTGGFQVFKGKKWWIISLVPITISLFYLSPLSEYTVLSKSAAKRPPTIFSLEKKSWDGFRDYTREKAIEIWKDHVLFGVGPGMYGGAISLKYKSPVYDKYNFDQLRKQSLEQWQTADQFWPQVLAETGIAGIICFAGIFISLTTTLFALKNKAPSNEIKGLFTGLIMYVVILLIYTFGYDLNVPPVIFTFSAFIGMGLSCERGTALESRC, translated from the coding sequence ATGGCAATCATTGAGTTTATTAAAAGTAAAAAAAAACCCGACAGACTATATCTTATTTTAATGGCTCCAATTCTTGCCTTGAGTATTCTTGGATTCATTTCTGGCTTGATAAACGGCAATTACATGCTGGCAACCATACACGGCACCTTTGAATATATAAAATACTTTCTGGTTATTTTTATTTATGCTGCATTTTTCAGGGAATTCAGTGAATTTAAAAAAGTATTCCGCCTTGTTTTGATGACTGCTGTTTTTCTCGGCGCAATATCTTTTATTCAGGAAATATGGGCTGTTGGCAATCTTTATATTCTAAAAAAAAATGTAAAGGATATTTATTATTTTGATGTTGCTTATATTATTAATCCTCAAATTAGATCAGGTTATTTTGAAAATATGTGGAGGTTGGGCATCTTAAGAGTACCGTCTTTTATGATTAATCACAATTTTTCCGGATTATATATTCTTCTAATTCTTGTTATTTATACCCATATTATTGAAAAAGTAAATTTCGCAATATTTGTTTCTCTTTTTTCGGCGATCCTGGGCAGTGTTTCAAGAGTAGTTTATACATCGTTCATATTAACAGGAGGCTTTCAGGTTTTTAAAGGTAAAAAATGGTGGATAATTAGTTTAGTACCTATCACAATAAGTCTTTTTTATTTAAGTCCGTTATCGGAATACACTGTATTATCAAAGTCTGCAGCAAAAAGACCACCTACAATATTTTCCCTAGAGAAAAAATCCTGGGATGGCTTTCGGGATTATACCAGAGAAAAAGCAATTGAGATATGGAAAGACCATGTTTTATTTGGGGTTGGTCCGGGAATGTATGGCGGGGCGATTTCATTGAAATATAAATCACCCGTTTATGATAAATATAACTTTGACCAATTAAGAAAACAATCTTTAGAACAATGGCAGACGGCTGACCAGTTCTGGCCGCAGGTCCTGGCAGAGACCGGTATTGCCGGTATTATATGTTTTGCCGGGATTTTCATTTCACTGACTACGACATTGTTTGCTTTAAAAAATAAAGCTCCTTCTAACGAGATTAAAGGTTTATTTACGGGGCTTATAATGTATGTTGTAATATTATTAATTTACACTTTCGGATATGATTTGAATGTCCCACCTGTTATATTTACTTTCTCTGCATTTATAGGAATGGGATTGTCTTGTGAGAGAGGAACTGCACTTGAAAGCAGGTGTTAG